The proteins below are encoded in one region of Arenibacter algicola:
- a CDS encoding acyl-CoA dehydrogenase family protein produces MTLVDSLHKHSRINWEVDVFPQDVLDWIINENLWNIWVPKTYGGLELSLTAGLARLRELAKIDASLGWTITLCSGANYFIGNLQPIKAQEIFMTTGVSPCLGGSGGVFGKAEIVGDYFRISGKWRYATGAPYLTHFTLNAEIVENGIKLRNDDGSPRVQSFIIPKDAVQVIEDWNTMGLKATATHSFAVADYMAHKSCSFSYNDCYLPHPIFKIPFALFADLTLWINYIGIAEHLMEEAGSDMGKGKLNALENTILESDQKIFSYANEIEKRIDEKRVIGTDYMEEIHNVAVQSVKGISRNIIEIFPSLGVKASTKGNKLNQIFCDYFTATQHHIFSRK; encoded by the coding sequence ATGACATTAGTAGACAGCCTGCACAAGCATAGTAGAATAAATTGGGAAGTCGATGTATTTCCACAAGATGTTTTGGATTGGATCATAAATGAAAACCTATGGAACATATGGGTCCCTAAAACTTATGGTGGATTGGAACTATCCCTAACAGCGGGATTGGCCCGGCTTAGGGAATTGGCCAAGATTGATGCCAGCTTGGGATGGACCATAACACTATGTAGTGGGGCCAATTATTTTATAGGCAATTTACAGCCAATTAAAGCTCAGGAAATTTTTATGACGACAGGGGTTTCCCCTTGTTTAGGGGGAAGTGGAGGAGTTTTTGGAAAGGCTGAAATAGTTGGTGATTATTTCAGAATTTCGGGAAAATGGCGCTATGCCACTGGCGCTCCCTACCTCACACATTTCACATTGAACGCGGAAATTGTGGAAAACGGGATCAAATTGCGGAATGATGACGGGTCGCCAAGGGTGCAGTCATTTATAATTCCTAAAGATGCAGTGCAGGTAATTGAAGATTGGAATACCATGGGGCTAAAAGCTACCGCCACCCATTCTTTTGCTGTTGCAGATTATATGGCCCATAAGAGCTGTAGTTTCAGCTATAATGATTGCTATTTGCCTCACCCTATTTTTAAAATTCCCTTTGCCCTATTTGCCGATTTAACTTTATGGATAAATTATATTGGAATAGCTGAACATTTAATGGAAGAAGCCGGTTCAGATATGGGCAAAGGGAAGTTGAACGCTTTGGAAAATACTATTTTGGAGTCTGATCAAAAAATATTCTCTTACGCCAATGAAATTGAGAAAAGGATTGATGAAAAAAGGGTGATTGGTACTGATTATATGGAAGAAATACACAATGTAGCAGTTCAATCGGTGAAAGGAATTTCTCGGAATATCATAGAAATCTTTCCAAGTTTGGGAGTGAAGGCAAGTACAAAAGGCAATAAGTTAAACCAAATTTTCTGTGATTATTTTACAGCAACCCAACATCATATTTTTAGCAGGAAATAA
- the pnuC gene encoding nicotinamide riboside transporter PnuC — protein MENFFTQLTWLQAIGTVLGVAQVLLARDNNIHNYLFGIVSILIGIWVLYQTKLYADIILHLYYLLMSIYGWLYWKYGSQKEESPITYSNKAEQIKAVGIVIACFALMVYWLRFHTNSDVPIWDAAVSAFAWAGMWLMAKRKMENWIYLNISNIISIPLLFYKELYIYAGLTIFLFIVGTSGYFKWRKLIIDDISRQPAQA, from the coding sequence ATGGAGAATTTTTTCACACAGCTTACATGGTTACAGGCAATTGGAACAGTCCTTGGAGTAGCCCAAGTGCTATTGGCAAGGGATAATAATATCCATAATTATTTATTTGGAATTGTTTCCATTTTAATTGGTATTTGGGTCCTATACCAAACAAAACTGTATGCGGATATTATACTTCATCTATACTATTTGCTTATGAGTATCTATGGTTGGCTTTATTGGAAGTATGGTAGTCAAAAAGAAGAAAGTCCTATTACTTACTCGAATAAGGCAGAACAAATAAAGGCAGTTGGTATTGTGATCGCCTGTTTTGCACTTATGGTCTACTGGCTAAGATTTCATACCAATTCGGATGTTCCTATCTGGGATGCGGCTGTTAGTGCCTTTGCCTGGGCCGGGATGTGGCTCATGGCCAAAAGAAAAATGGAGAATTGGATCTACTTAAATATTAGTAATATAATTTCAATTCCCTTGCTCTTTTACAAAGAACTGTACATTTATGCAGGCCTCACCATTTTCTTGTTTATAGTGGGAACCTCGGGATATTTTAAATGGAGAAAATTAATTATAGATGACATTAGTAGACAGCCTGCACAAGCATAG
- a CDS encoding glycosyl hydrolase: MKNTLTLASLLTLVVLCFTSTQGMAQETLKTVSSEEFKSPPNSAKPRVWWHWMNGNITKAGIKKDLEWMEDTGIGGFQNFDANLLTPVVVSNKLVFMTPEWKEAFKYTTDLAIEKKLEMAIAGSPGWSVTGGPWVEPKDGMKKYVWSELTVKGGQTYKGRIPEPPQTTGVFQNDMAPREDIGGNTLEALPKYYQDVAVIAYRIPDSEKTLDGLKPKVSSSGGDFNLTDLTDGDLRTGTYLPPEEVGEDMWIQYEFETPQTFQSLAVVGANHNQLEQFRGSPENRSLKISNDGINFSEITRIHGSLVPQTTVSFPPTTAKYFRFAYETLAGQVTGLAAMMGGAAEVPKPDGVQVAEFILYNTPRIDKIEDKAGFSPWKEGTTSFMPKDSGVIATEDIIDLTSKMKTDGSLEWKVPNGNWSIIRFGYSLTGRQNHPASPEATGLEVDKLDPMAVKRYINTYLDMYKDATDRQMGDKGLGYMILDSYEAGHMNWTKNLPEEFQKKRGYSIQTWIPALTGRIVKSAEASDKFLWDFRKTIGEMIAENHYDVIGDELHKRGMKRYTESHEGGRIYLADGMDVKRNADIPMSAMWTPGSLAGGNDEEVRSEADIRESASVAHIYGKAFVAAESMTSIGKPFQEHPERLKRTADLEMASGLNRFVIHTSVHQPLETPPGFSLGPFGQYFTRHETWSGAGAKAWITYLGRSSYLLQQGKNVADILYYYGENTNITWVSREKLPEIPQGLEFDYVNASILKEDIKAEAGNLLAPSGNTYKVLMLDKSAKEMTLSTLNKIRELQNAGVKVTGKIPENSPSLSDDLDEFHKLADEVESKMASLESLNLVPDVQISGTDHKILFRHRRDNETDIYWLNNRSDNPATATVSFNVSGKTPNLWNAETGEISPLGYQFKEGRTLVPLDFKSWDAVFVVFQDQTTEQSLSLSRPVKLTERILSGTWTLDIDEKSKELLQLKSWTDSEDTKYFSGTALYTQTFNQKKRIKEGEKYVLQFHTINNIAEVVLNGKNLGAIWKKPYEIDITSALKKGNNELQISVTNTWVNRLIGDAQPDVQEKMTFTTMPFYKKDADLPPSGLIGPIKMVVYAEK; this comes from the coding sequence ATGAAAAATACACTCACACTAGCCAGTTTATTAACACTGGTAGTCCTTTGTTTTACCTCTACTCAAGGTATGGCACAAGAAACCCTAAAAACTGTTTCATCAGAAGAATTTAAAAGCCCCCCTAATAGCGCCAAACCCCGTGTATGGTGGCATTGGATGAATGGCAACATTACCAAAGCAGGCATTAAAAAAGATTTGGAATGGATGGAAGACACTGGTATCGGAGGCTTTCAAAATTTCGACGCCAACCTCCTAACCCCAGTAGTTGTGTCCAATAAACTAGTATTTATGACGCCAGAATGGAAAGAGGCTTTTAAGTACACTACCGATCTCGCTATCGAAAAAAAATTGGAAATGGCCATAGCTGGTTCACCTGGCTGGAGTGTTACCGGCGGACCTTGGGTTGAACCAAAAGACGGTATGAAAAAATATGTATGGTCCGAACTTACGGTAAAGGGAGGACAGACCTACAAAGGACGAATTCCTGAACCTCCCCAAACCACAGGGGTTTTCCAAAACGATATGGCCCCGAGGGAAGATATTGGCGGGAATACTTTGGAAGCGCTTCCAAAATATTATCAGGATGTAGCAGTTATTGCCTATCGGATACCTGACTCGGAAAAAACTCTGGATGGTTTAAAGCCAAAAGTATCTTCAAGCGGTGGAGATTTTAATCTAACCGATCTTACGGATGGAGACCTCCGAACAGGCACTTATCTTCCTCCCGAAGAAGTTGGGGAGGATATGTGGATCCAGTATGAATTTGAAACACCACAAACATTTCAATCCCTTGCAGTTGTCGGGGCAAACCACAATCAATTGGAACAATTCAGGGGCAGTCCTGAAAATAGGAGCCTTAAGATTAGTAATGATGGTATTAATTTTAGTGAAATAACCCGGATCCATGGTAGTCTGGTGCCACAAACCACGGTAAGTTTCCCTCCTACAACTGCCAAATATTTCAGATTTGCCTATGAGACCTTGGCGGGACAGGTAACTGGATTAGCGGCAATGATGGGAGGGGCGGCCGAAGTACCAAAACCAGATGGTGTACAGGTAGCCGAATTTATATTGTACAACACCCCACGAATAGACAAAATTGAGGATAAAGCCGGGTTTTCTCCATGGAAGGAAGGTACAACATCCTTTATGCCCAAGGATTCAGGAGTAATAGCTACCGAAGATATCATTGATTTAACTTCAAAAATGAAAACGGATGGAAGTTTGGAATGGAAAGTTCCCAATGGAAATTGGTCAATTATTCGTTTTGGTTATTCTTTGACTGGACGTCAAAATCACCCAGCATCACCAGAGGCCACAGGGCTGGAAGTGGATAAATTAGATCCAATGGCCGTTAAAAGGTATATCAATACTTACCTAGATATGTACAAGGATGCAACTGATAGGCAGATGGGAGATAAAGGGTTGGGGTATATGATTTTGGATAGCTACGAAGCCGGACACATGAACTGGACAAAAAATCTGCCCGAGGAATTTCAGAAAAAAAGAGGCTATTCCATTCAAACTTGGATTCCAGCCTTAACCGGTCGCATTGTAAAAAGTGCCGAAGCCAGTGATAAATTCTTATGGGATTTCCGTAAGACCATTGGGGAAATGATTGCAGAAAACCATTACGATGTTATTGGGGACGAATTACATAAACGCGGTATGAAACGATATACCGAATCCCATGAAGGCGGACGCATCTATTTGGCAGATGGCATGGATGTTAAACGCAATGCCGATATCCCTATGTCCGCCATGTGGACGCCAGGAAGTTTGGCTGGAGGAAATGACGAGGAGGTACGGAGCGAGGCCGACATACGGGAATCTGCCTCTGTGGCCCATATTTATGGAAAAGCCTTTGTAGCCGCGGAATCCATGACTTCAATAGGAAAGCCTTTTCAAGAACATCCTGAGAGGTTAAAACGGACTGCCGATCTTGAAATGGCCAGTGGGCTCAATCGTTTTGTAATCCACACATCGGTGCATCAGCCTTTGGAAACACCCCCCGGATTTTCACTAGGCCCTTTCGGACAATACTTTACGCGTCACGAAACCTGGTCCGGAGCTGGTGCTAAAGCATGGATAACTTACCTTGGCCGCAGCTCCTATTTGCTACAACAGGGTAAAAATGTAGCGGATATCCTTTATTATTATGGGGAAAATACCAACATCACTTGGGTAAGTAGGGAAAAACTTCCGGAAATACCACAAGGTTTGGAATTTGATTATGTCAACGCATCCATCTTAAAAGAGGATATTAAAGCTGAAGCAGGAAACCTTTTGGCCCCGAGCGGCAATACCTACAAAGTGCTGATGTTGGATAAAAGCGCTAAAGAAATGACACTTTCCACGCTCAATAAAATAAGGGAATTACAGAATGCTGGTGTAAAAGTAACAGGGAAAATACCAGAAAACTCCCCTAGTTTGTCCGATGATCTTGATGAGTTTCATAAACTGGCAGACGAGGTGGAATCAAAAATGGCCAGTTTAGAAAGTCTTAACTTAGTTCCCGATGTTCAAATAAGTGGTACCGACCATAAAATACTGTTCAGACACCGAAGGGATAATGAAACCGATATATATTGGTTAAACAACAGGAGTGATAATCCTGCAACAGCAACCGTAAGCTTCAATGTGAGTGGTAAAACCCCAAATCTTTGGAATGCGGAAACCGGAGAAATAAGTCCCCTGGGGTATCAATTTAAAGAAGGGAGAACTTTGGTGCCTTTGGATTTCAAATCATGGGATGCCGTTTTTGTGGTCTTTCAAGACCAAACCACCGAACAAAGTCTATCGTTGAGCAGGCCGGTCAAACTGACCGAAAGAATTCTTTCCGGCACATGGACCTTGGATATTGATGAAAAATCCAAAGAACTCTTACAGTTAAAATCATGGACCGATTCCGAAGACACCAAATACTTTAGTGGAACTGCCCTGTACACACAGACCTTTAACCAAAAGAAAAGAATAAAGGAAGGTGAAAAGTATGTCCTACAATTTCATACAATAAATAATATTGCCGAAGTTGTTTTGAACGGTAAGAACTTAGGGGCCATTTGGAAAAAACCATATGAAATTGATATCACATCAGCTTTGAAAAAGGGCAATAACGAACTGCAAATAAGTGTCACTAATACATGGGTAAATAGGCTTATTGGTGATGCACAGCCCGATGTACAAGAGAAAATGACCTTTACTACTATGCCGTTTTATAAAAAGGACGCTGACCTTCCCCCATCTGGGTTGATCGGACCTATAAAAATGGTGGTGTATGCCGAGAAATAA
- a CDS encoding DMT family transporter, giving the protein MLHIKWSKSSGLDFKKALLFMTISTFSFALMNVSVKYLNRIPTFQIVFFRCFGSLVLATTYILVKGIPIFGIKRRLMLLRAVLGLTAMSLFFFSLKYLNVGTAVSLRYIAPIFAAVFAVFLLREKLKNIQWLFFLTAFAGVLVLKGFDGNINPIGLTLILTASVFSGMVYVVIRKIGVSDHPAVVVNYFMFVGTVIGGLLAIAVWVRPIGYEWMFLLLLGVFGFMGQIYMTKAFQIAKTNLVAPLKYIEVIFTISIGVLWFNEAYTIYSFIGLFMIISALVLNTLVKKD; this is encoded by the coding sequence TTGTTACATATTAAATGGAGTAAATCTTCCGGACTGGATTTTAAAAAAGCATTGCTTTTTATGACCATCAGTACCTTTTCATTTGCGTTGATGAATGTATCCGTGAAGTATTTAAACCGGATCCCAACATTTCAAATTGTATTCTTTAGATGTTTTGGTTCCTTGGTGTTGGCAACAACCTATATTTTGGTCAAGGGGATTCCCATATTTGGTATCAAGAGAAGACTTATGTTGTTAAGAGCTGTGTTGGGCCTAACGGCTATGAGTTTGTTCTTTTTTTCCTTAAAATACTTGAATGTTGGTACTGCAGTTTCATTAAGGTATATAGCCCCTATTTTTGCTGCTGTTTTTGCGGTTTTCTTGTTAAGGGAAAAGTTGAAAAATATTCAATGGCTTTTCTTCCTGACTGCCTTTGCAGGGGTACTGGTTTTAAAAGGGTTTGATGGCAATATTAATCCAATAGGTCTGACCCTCATCTTAACCGCCTCTGTTTTTAGTGGAATGGTTTATGTGGTTATTAGAAAAATAGGAGTTTCCGATCACCCTGCAGTTGTAGTAAATTATTTTATGTTCGTAGGGACCGTAATTGGCGGACTTTTGGCTATAGCTGTTTGGGTTAGGCCTATAGGTTACGAATGGATGTTTTTACTATTGTTAGGTGTATTTGGTTTCATGGGGCAAATATATATGACCAAGGCATTTCAAATTGCAAAAACAAACCTGGTTGCTCCATTAAAATACATTGAGGTGATATTTACAATTTCAATCGGTGTATTGTGGTTCAATGAAGCCTACACTATTTATAGTTTTATTGGATTATTTATGATCATTTCCGCCTTGGTGTTGAATACTTTGGTGAAGAAGGATTAG